The Leadbettera azotonutricia ZAS-9 genome has a window encoding:
- a CDS encoding RsmE family RNA methyltransferase, producing the protein MKQFVLSYEPNANGIIRLYGGDYHYLIRVRRLKTGSSFTALLPGGAETRVKILSTVDNILIGQCEGAFAPSESALPPIILFQGLPKGTKMDLIVRQAAEGGVSEIIPFESEFSTAKLKGENSQAKMTRWERIIKEARQQSGSIIPTAVKPPCTVDGVLGYWGELKKARPGGVGLLLHQDPLDKGSFHDYLYNNPEFAALAVGPEGGFSPAEAARFMAAGFKPLVMGNTILRTETAALYGAAAIRIILLESSTWALKTPEPPPASGSAS; encoded by the coding sequence ATGAAACAGTTTGTACTTTCATATGAACCAAATGCCAACGGCATCATCAGGCTCTACGGCGGGGATTATCACTATCTCATAAGGGTGAGGCGGCTAAAGACCGGCTCGTCCTTCACTGCCCTGCTTCCCGGCGGGGCTGAAACCAGGGTTAAAATACTCTCCACTGTGGACAATATCCTTATAGGCCAGTGCGAGGGCGCTTTTGCCCCCTCCGAATCGGCCCTTCCCCCCATCATCCTGTTCCAGGGTCTCCCCAAGGGGACCAAGATGGATCTCATCGTGAGGCAGGCTGCAGAAGGGGGCGTTTCTGAAATCATCCCGTTTGAATCCGAATTTTCCACCGCGAAGCTCAAGGGCGAGAACAGCCAGGCAAAAATGACGCGCTGGGAGCGTATCATCAAAGAGGCACGCCAGCAGAGTGGATCAATAATACCTACAGCGGTAAAGCCGCCCTGCACAGTGGACGGCGTTCTTGGCTATTGGGGGGAGCTCAAAAAGGCCCGCCCCGGCGGCGTGGGCCTGCTGCTCCATCAAGACCCCCTTGATAAGGGGAGTTTCCACGATTATCTTTATAACAATCCTGAATTTGCCGCCCTGGCGGTAGGTCCCGAAGGGGGGTTTTCCCCTGCTGAAGCTGCCCGATTCATGGCAGCGGGATTTAAGCCCTTGGTCATGGGCAATACCATATTGCGTACCGAGACAGCGGCCCTCTATGGGGCTGCTGCCATACGCATCATACTATTGGAGAGCTCAACGTGGGCACTGAAAACACCCGAGCCGCCCCCTGCGAGCGGATCAGCCTCTTAA
- a CDS encoding Ig-like domain-containing protein encodes MKKTLAFVLASMILAVVLLMAACTSPFAPSFPTDGSAGKGRVDILFGTEDRSIVPDTNFDSYKFVFTEYEDDGITVIGASTYPKSKNDKPFSFWLSPGFYKVAVTAYKGPANENKIAATGNSGEVPFELKVSDNPKIVITLNGNKTTGTGSFYYKIDYPEGTHIIGFSLGETYITEEIVSGVAGEISLNAGIYRMVVRLQNHEGKTTGFGDLVEIYENNKTIFEKDFTEGNIVWVEPEYVAVTDIALTIDGVPIGTGPVELNLGDSITIDASVTPSFATNKTVTWSSSKEDIVTAVDGILTAKAAGSTTVTATAGDITKTINVTVINSYVPVTDITLPADADGNGEITISAEVGIPTKTAQVVPSNATAGTVIVWTAVNINGIDEVIEQGVVQENPSWRASNAGTYILRATVVDGIAVGTPFVKDFKITVNPITDIDTWHGLYIWPNASSVEVGSFHGKDDVIKVSPNAQGIYDWAPLRYDLTEFANASQEITVNVSFSYYIESANNGAKIRLQAIQKGPSYPVITGPSTATGSWQTSSGSLTFIPGYTDEQPYHGYLYIDESDSNGLNKKTVYLADFELRINGVIVSRPPITVESVSLNEASLELTVGDTEALTAEVLPTTADNKSVSWSSGDPTVATVTDGLVTAVGAGSTVITVTSMDGSKTAQATVTVVAAYVPVTGFSYTGGTSVTAGHSLVLSGDFTPGADAVKAGKAVTWAVVSGPATTSESTLTATGTAAGTVIVTASIADGTEIGMAYTSAPFTITVAASIGTGGISFSWANGAPVTDPAGPVTITLGQSVTLSAGTGITGPYQWLNGDNVIDGATGAGYTFTPAAKGNYSIGLRGFRSVGGTLYQHNVEIIVE; translated from the coding sequence ATGAAAAAGACTTTAGCGTTTGTTTTGGCAAGTATGATTTTGGCAGTAGTGCTGTTAATGGCTGCTTGTACTAGCCCCTTTGCGCCGTCTTTCCCTACAGACGGCTCTGCTGGGAAAGGGCGTGTTGACATTCTCTTCGGGACAGAAGACCGCAGTATTGTACCTGATACAAATTTCGATAGCTACAAGTTCGTCTTCACTGAATATGAAGACGATGGAATAACGGTTATTGGGGCATCGACTTATCCTAAAAGTAAAAATGACAAACCTTTTAGTTTTTGGCTTTCACCGGGTTTTTATAAAGTTGCCGTGACGGCCTATAAAGGTCCAGCTAATGAAAACAAAATAGCTGCTACAGGTAATTCAGGCGAAGTTCCTTTTGAATTGAAGGTATCCGACAATCCCAAAATTGTTATAACGCTGAATGGGAATAAGACTACCGGTACAGGTAGTTTTTACTATAAAATTGATTACCCCGAAGGTACCCATATAATCGGATTCAGCCTTGGAGAAACATATATTACGGAAGAGATTGTTTCAGGGGTGGCTGGAGAAATATCTTTGAATGCAGGTATTTACAGAATGGTAGTCCGGCTTCAAAACCATGAAGGTAAAACCACAGGTTTTGGTGACCTAGTAGAAATCTATGAGAATAATAAAACAATATTTGAAAAAGACTTTACAGAGGGTAATATTGTTTGGGTGGAACCCGAATATGTAGCGGTAACTGATATCGCCTTGACTATCGATGGTGTTCCTATTGGTACAGGGCCCGTGGAATTGAATCTCGGCGATTCTATAACCATTGATGCGTCTGTAACGCCCTCCTTTGCCACCAACAAGACCGTTACCTGGTCATCCAGCAAGGAAGATATCGTAACCGCGGTGGATGGAATCCTGACGGCAAAAGCCGCTGGAAGTACTACGGTTACTGCAACAGCCGGTGATATTACCAAAACTATAAACGTAACGGTAATAAACTCTTATGTGCCGGTAACAGATATTACTTTACCCGCCGATGCAGACGGTAATGGTGAAATAACCATTTCTGCCGAAGTTGGCATTCCCACGAAAACTGCTCAGGTTGTACCTTCCAATGCAACAGCGGGAACGGTGATTGTTTGGACAGCAGTTAACATAAATGGAATTGACGAAGTAATTGAACAAGGCGTGGTGCAAGAAAATCCCTCATGGCGCGCCTCTAACGCGGGAACATATATTCTTCGTGCTACAGTTGTTGATGGCATTGCAGTCGGGACGCCATTTGTTAAAGACTTTAAAATAACAGTAAATCCAATAACAGATATTGATACATGGCATGGTCTTTACATCTGGCCGAATGCGTCAAGTGTTGAAGTTGGCAGTTTCCATGGCAAAGATGACGTTATTAAGGTATCTCCCAATGCTCAGGGCATATATGATTGGGCGCCGCTGCGCTACGATTTGACTGAATTTGCCAATGCCAGTCAGGAAATCACCGTAAATGTATCGTTCTCGTACTATATAGAAAGCGCCAATAATGGCGCAAAGATAAGGTTGCAGGCGATACAGAAGGGCCCATCGTATCCTGTAATTACCGGTCCATCGACTGCTACCGGCTCATGGCAAACGAGTTCCGGGAGTCTTACATTTATTCCGGGTTATACTGATGAGCAGCCATACCACGGTTATCTGTATATTGATGAGTCCGATAGTAATGGTTTGAACAAGAAAACCGTATACCTTGCTGATTTCGAGCTCAGGATTAACGGCGTAATAGTAAGCCGCCCTCCAATAACAGTTGAAAGTGTAAGTCTGAATGAGGCATCTCTGGAATTGACAGTTGGAGATACGGAAGCCTTAACCGCAGAAGTATTACCCACGACTGCGGATAATAAGAGCGTAAGCTGGTCGTCCGGTGATCCTACTGTAGCAACTGTAACCGACGGTCTGGTTACTGCGGTAGGCGCTGGAAGCACTGTCATAACAGTAACAAGCATGGATGGCAGTAAAACTGCGCAAGCAACCGTAACGGTAGTAGCGGCTTATGTACCGGTAACCGGGTTTAGCTATACCGGCGGAACCAGCGTAACTGCCGGTCATTCACTCGTCTTAAGCGGCGATTTTACTCCTGGCGCTGATGCGGTAAAAGCAGGCAAGGCAGTTACATGGGCGGTTGTAAGCGGTCCCGCAACAACCAGTGAAAGTACACTTACTGCCACAGGAACTGCTGCCGGAACGGTTATAGTTACCGCAAGCATTGCTGACGGTACGGAGATCGGAATGGCATATACCAGTGCGCCTTTTACCATCACGGTGGCAGCCTCCATCGGTACTGGCGGAATCAGCTTTAGTTGGGCGAATGGCGCCCCTGTTACTGATCCTGCCGGTCCTGTAACAATCACCCTCGGACAGAGTGTAACACTAAGCGCCGGAACCGGAATTACCGGTCCTTATCAGTGGCTTAATGGTGATAATGTGATCGATGGTGCAACCGGAGCTGGCTATACCTTTACTCCGGCTGCAAAGGGTAACTACTCTATCGGACTGAGGGGCTTTAGGTCAGTTGGCGGCACACTGTATCAACATAATGTTGAAATCATAGTAGAGTAA
- a CDS encoding Ig-like domain-containing protein → MKMKKKVFAITISLAMAALMLIMGCSSPYAGSEDVSAAVGTGTVSVALEAGSARTVLPGLNFEKYEFTFIPQGWAGAEQIFTRDNLSNLNFTLPVGNYKVKVETYNNNLPAGEGTSAVFTITAGASSGTIVVKLAGTISSGNGTFVYSIGGIPTGATINEFKLGNIDLTETSGTITSPAGYQFFVIRLTDAEGKVAGFADVVAIYANNTTTLSVVSNNRSTPLVFAADHFKAVPVTSIFAEALGSKTLSTSAATVALKATVFPKNATSNTVKWVSLDPDVAIVGETSGIVTPKTNGTAKIIATADGISSNEIDITVDFKVTGITIVAEGGPLSAAGNTVTLKETVTPDKAKVKDVDWSSSDPAIATVNPITGIVTAVANGTATITATAKDGSGVTGTIPVTVDIKVTKITVSAKGGVAPIVLTAASPTVELEALVEPLGAKVKDVTWTTSNSAIADVDANGKVTGTANISNGTAKITATAKDGSGISSNSIDVTVNTYITSGEKGITGITVNGVNAVKDGSAYTADIGTNATANVLATPASGKAAVWYKLGTGDYQPDGNFEITASGTYTITIKVTAEDDTTAEYTLTVSKSTSGTGPEFDLQWDNPKVIINKEYSGDGKSVTLTAETGHAYEWVVDGWNSKSTAQVFTFTFGEGTFITLYLDGATEHPLSTVITFTKLGVEL, encoded by the coding sequence ATGAAGATGAAAAAGAAGGTGTTTGCGATTACTATCAGTCTTGCAATGGCGGCGCTCATGCTGATCATGGGATGCAGCAGCCCTTATGCAGGATCTGAGGACGTGTCTGCCGCAGTAGGCACGGGAACTGTCAGTGTGGCATTGGAAGCGGGCAGCGCCCGTACCGTTTTGCCGGGACTAAACTTTGAAAAATATGAGTTTACCTTTATCCCCCAAGGATGGGCTGGTGCGGAGCAAATATTTACGAGAGATAATCTCTCTAATCTTAATTTTACCCTGCCGGTTGGCAATTATAAGGTTAAAGTAGAAACTTATAATAATAACCTTCCGGCCGGCGAAGGGACTTCGGCAGTTTTCACCATTACCGCAGGAGCAAGTTCGGGAACAATTGTTGTTAAGCTGGCTGGAACTATTTCGTCAGGGAACGGAACTTTTGTTTATTCTATTGGCGGTATTCCCACCGGAGCAACCATTAATGAATTTAAACTAGGGAACATCGATCTGACAGAAACTTCTGGTACTATCACTAGTCCTGCTGGTTATCAGTTCTTCGTTATCCGCTTAACCGATGCCGAAGGAAAGGTTGCAGGTTTTGCTGATGTAGTGGCGATTTATGCTAATAATACCACTACTTTATCAGTTGTTTCCAATAATAGAAGTACCCCCCTCGTCTTTGCAGCCGATCACTTCAAAGCAGTGCCGGTTACCAGCATATTTGCAGAAGCCCTTGGTAGTAAAACGCTGTCCACATCTGCTGCGACTGTAGCCCTCAAAGCTACTGTGTTTCCGAAAAATGCTACAAGTAATACCGTAAAGTGGGTTTCTCTTGATCCGGATGTAGCGATTGTTGGTGAAACAAGCGGTATTGTAACTCCAAAAACCAATGGTACAGCCAAAATTATAGCAACTGCCGATGGTATTTCTTCCAATGAAATAGATATCACTGTGGATTTCAAAGTGACCGGCATAACCATAGTTGCAGAAGGCGGACCTTTGTCAGCTGCTGGTAACACTGTAACCCTTAAAGAGACTGTTACACCAGATAAAGCTAAAGTAAAGGATGTAGATTGGTCTTCAAGTGATCCCGCTATAGCGACTGTTAATCCTATAACTGGTATTGTGACCGCAGTTGCCAACGGTACAGCAACGATAACCGCGACTGCGAAAGACGGTAGCGGAGTAACCGGTACTATCCCAGTCACTGTAGACATTAAAGTAACCAAAATAACCGTAAGCGCAAAGGGCGGCGTAGCTCCCATAGTTCTGACAGCTGCCAGCCCCACTGTGGAGCTTGAAGCGTTGGTCGAACCTCTCGGCGCCAAAGTGAAGGATGTAACCTGGACTACCAGTAATTCAGCCATAGCGGATGTTGATGCCAACGGTAAAGTAACTGGGACAGCCAATATTTCCAACGGTACAGCAAAGATAACCGCGACAGCGAAAGACGGCAGCGGTATTTCTTCTAACAGCATTGATGTGACTGTTAATACGTATATCACCAGCGGCGAAAAAGGTATTACCGGCATTACGGTAAACGGGGTTAATGCTGTCAAGGATGGGAGCGCATACACCGCTGATATTGGAACCAATGCTACGGCAAATGTTTTGGCTACTCCGGCTAGTGGCAAAGCAGCGGTTTGGTACAAGCTCGGAACGGGCGACTATCAGCCCGACGGAAATTTTGAGATTACCGCCAGCGGCACATACACCATCACTATCAAGGTGACGGCTGAGGATGATACTACCGCTGAGTACACCCTTACGGTGAGTAAATCTACAAGCGGTACAGGCCCTGAATTTGATCTCCAGTGGGACAATCCTAAAGTTATTATTAACAAGGAATATAGCGGAGACGGAAAGAGCGTTACTCTTACTGCTGAAACCGGTCATGCTTACGAATGGGTGGTGGATGGATGGAATAGTAAATCAACCGCTCAAGTGTTTACCTTTACGTTTGGTGAAGGAACCTTCATCACCCTGTATTTGGATGGTGCTACGGAGCATCCATTATCGACAGTAATAACATTTACTAAATTGGGTGTAGAGCTTTAA
- a CDS encoding cadherin-like beta sandwich domain-containing protein, producing the protein MNKRWLLKTILGLLAAGLLLLGCSSPTGGGGSTPPNNDDLVSFWDDIGTPGWKGASTDELIVSPPKINGDGSIEMDLEIPAEAEFPSSITLPVPDGLKDFLDKNGYTPVYIIEDDDGNQLGTGPIDAWPPVIGGLPSSGGFKIIIKAKDKNGALVVDVPEVIYNVDKEELPQPTVADTAAKDVGKALEDAGLTGVPAGDGVISVDASKDPGDLSEAIGIINDVLDGLKDDGYSYTIETKDGKELVDSGKGDAFDADDLPHSPYGGDEFDLVIIIKDPEGKDAGELTLHITTPVNEEAIKEDLDDIKGSVIGTLLGIDGAAQEEGDTITIVLPNNSDTLPPLVLPTLDDDRYTVEVTVTDLNTGAVTEVDPAADIDLAVGDNLITIVIKDADGNVVDSATITVKRDVPPSVGIELSPRGSFNLTTAAYGYTPQAQTVTVTNTGDGSTGSLSVSSNSDNFIVDYSGLGSLLSKDNTGTFTVKPKAGLAVNQYSAIITVKGADSVEAALNVSFTVKSNEAGINGITVNGNAAGKNDGIYKADVGSQGSVTVAATLKDERASVQYKLNDEANATGKFNLAVGVNTITVTVTSDFGESVPYTLEVTRRVEAKLVINIKWDSAEIAVEQEESDEYTAVLVAEEGYDSYKWYVDSNLAQEGRRFTFDTEVTGTYFILLVAKKGDAEATVVVEIEVE; encoded by the coding sequence ATGAACAAACGATGGCTTCTAAAAACCATCTTGGGTCTTTTGGCGGCAGGCCTCCTTCTATTAGGATGCAGTAGTCCAACTGGAGGTGGTGGCTCCACCCCTCCGAATAATGACGACCTGGTGAGTTTCTGGGATGATATAGGTACTCCAGGTTGGAAAGGCGCAAGTACCGATGAATTAATTGTCTCTCCTCCCAAGATCAATGGTGATGGCTCTATAGAGATGGATCTTGAGATACCTGCGGAGGCCGAATTCCCTTCCTCGATTACACTCCCTGTACCGGATGGATTAAAGGATTTCCTTGATAAAAACGGCTACACACCAGTTTATATAATAGAAGATGATGATGGCAATCAACTGGGGACAGGTCCAATCGACGCATGGCCGCCCGTTATAGGTGGCCTTCCTTCAAGCGGGGGTTTTAAGATCATCATTAAAGCCAAAGATAAAAACGGCGCCCTTGTGGTTGATGTTCCTGAGGTTATCTACAATGTGGACAAAGAAGAGCTTCCCCAGCCAACCGTTGCTGATACAGCGGCAAAAGATGTGGGGAAAGCCCTTGAGGACGCTGGTTTAACCGGGGTTCCCGCCGGAGATGGCGTTATCAGCGTTGATGCCAGCAAAGACCCCGGCGACCTGTCCGAAGCTATTGGCATCATCAATGATGTCCTGGATGGACTGAAAGATGACGGGTACAGCTATACGATAGAGACCAAAGACGGGAAAGAACTCGTCGATTCAGGCAAGGGCGATGCTTTTGACGCTGATGATCTTCCGCATTCCCCTTACGGCGGCGATGAATTTGATCTGGTAATTATAATAAAAGACCCCGAAGGCAAAGATGCCGGCGAGCTGACGCTCCACATTACCACCCCGGTAAACGAAGAGGCAATTAAAGAGGATCTTGATGATATTAAAGGCTCAGTCATAGGAACACTGCTTGGCATCGACGGAGCTGCCCAGGAAGAGGGCGATACCATCACCATTGTGCTTCCAAACAATAGCGATACTTTGCCGCCCCTTGTACTGCCGACCCTGGACGATGACAGATACACTGTGGAAGTTACGGTAACCGATCTCAATACAGGCGCGGTAACAGAAGTTGATCCTGCTGCAGACATTGATCTTGCTGTGGGCGATAACCTGATCACGATTGTTATAAAGGATGCAGATGGCAATGTGGTAGATTCTGCCACAATAACGGTAAAGCGGGATGTGCCGCCGTCTGTTGGGATAGAATTGAGCCCCAGGGGGAGCTTCAACTTAACCACCGCAGCCTATGGGTATACGCCGCAGGCCCAGACAGTAACTGTAACCAATACCGGAGACGGTTCGACTGGCAGCCTGTCGGTATCAAGCAATTCCGATAATTTTATTGTTGATTATTCCGGTCTTGGCAGTCTTTTATCCAAAGACAATACAGGAACCTTTACAGTTAAGCCAAAAGCAGGGCTGGCGGTGAATCAATATTCGGCCATAATTACTGTAAAAGGGGCCGATTCTGTTGAGGCGGCATTGAATGTAAGCTTCACGGTAAAAAGCAACGAAGCCGGTATTAACGGTATTACGGTGAATGGCAACGCTGCGGGTAAGAATGATGGCATCTATAAGGCTGATGTTGGTTCGCAAGGTTCTGTGACTGTTGCTGCGACCCTGAAAGATGAACGTGCAAGCGTTCAGTACAAGCTGAATGATGAGGCCAATGCTACCGGGAAGTTCAATTTGGCTGTTGGGGTAAACACCATCACTGTCACAGTGACTTCCGATTTCGGCGAATCTGTTCCATATACCCTCGAGGTAACCAGACGGGTTGAAGCCAAACTGGTAATCAATATCAAGTGGGATAGTGCTGAGATAGCAGTTGAGCAGGAAGAAAGTGATGAATATACTGCAGTCCTTGTCGCAGAAGAAGGTTATGACAGTTACAAGTGGTATGTCGATAGCAATCTTGCGCAAGAAGGCCGCAGGTTTACTTTTGATACCGAAGTTACCGGGACATATTTCATCCTTTTGGTTGCAAAAAAAGGCGATGCGGAAGCCACCGTCGTTGTTGAAATAGAAGTTGAATAA
- a CDS encoding S41 family peptidase: MNEEKTPSTRKLRLSLVWLVSTIILSLIFTLAAAKGVQAQTARQQDPAGQYSAIIRNVFDFIQRHYVEEVDPKVLYEGAMAGMINSLGDPHSSFLPESEMSDLNDTTQGSFGGVGLYISKPVSAKPDGKPAYVEVASPIEDTPGWRSGINPGDLIIAINGESTDVLSMDEVLGKLRGTPGEEVKLIIRRGERLEFPVTIVRAVIEVPTTKYAMIDNIGYLKLLTFTPMTVERARDAVNEFQAKGYKGVILDLRNNYGGLLNSAVGITNLFVEGGVVVSTKSRISTENQVFYARNKAPVAPEIPMVVLINRGSASASEIVAGALKDRGRAWLVGEKSFGKGSVQQVYPLDRAGFKITTARYYTPSDVNIDKIGIPPDQEVLFPEFSEGDMEELNKLINDNKIPEWVAANSKATTAEADAFARRINSEYHLDTTLVKRLIRNEQNRTVIAPVYDLEYDVQLQEAVKILKQGNFKALMQTAKTLKALQDEAERDEESAKAS; the protein is encoded by the coding sequence ATGAATGAAGAAAAAACTCCTTCTACACGAAAGCTGAGGCTCTCGCTGGTTTGGCTGGTTTCTACTATAATATTAAGCCTGATATTCACCCTTGCTGCTGCAAAAGGGGTCCAGGCCCAAACGGCCCGCCAGCAGGACCCGGCGGGCCAATACTCTGCCATCATCAGGAATGTGTTCGACTTTATACAGCGCCACTATGTGGAAGAAGTGGACCCCAAGGTCCTCTACGAAGGGGCTATGGCGGGCATGATCAATTCCCTGGGAGACCCCCATTCGTCCTTCCTGCCCGAATCCGAAATGTCCGACCTCAACGATACTACCCAGGGCAGCTTTGGCGGCGTAGGGCTTTACATCTCCAAGCCCGTGTCAGCCAAGCCCGATGGCAAGCCGGCTTATGTGGAAGTGGCCTCCCCCATAGAGGACACCCCGGGCTGGCGTTCGGGGATCAACCCCGGGGACCTCATCATCGCGATAAACGGGGAATCCACCGACGTGCTTTCCATGGACGAGGTGCTGGGCAAGCTCAGGGGGACACCGGGCGAAGAGGTCAAGCTCATCATACGCCGGGGCGAAAGGCTCGAATTCCCGGTAACCATTGTGCGGGCGGTCATCGAGGTGCCCACCACCAAATACGCCATGATAGACAATATCGGCTACCTCAAGCTCCTTACCTTTACCCCCATGACGGTGGAAAGGGCCAGGGACGCGGTCAACGAGTTCCAGGCCAAGGGCTATAAGGGCGTCATCCTCGACCTCCGGAACAACTACGGCGGCCTTCTCAATTCGGCTGTGGGTATAACCAACCTCTTTGTCGAGGGAGGGGTGGTGGTTTCCACCAAATCCCGGATTTCCACTGAAAACCAGGTTTTCTATGCCCGGAACAAGGCGCCGGTCGCCCCGGAGATACCCATGGTGGTGCTCATCAACCGGGGTTCGGCCTCGGCTTCCGAAATCGTGGCAGGCGCCCTCAAAGACCGGGGCCGCGCCTGGCTTGTGGGCGAGAAATCCTTTGGCAAGGGCTCGGTTCAGCAGGTGTACCCCCTGGACAGGGCCGGCTTCAAGATCACCACAGCCCGTTACTACACCCCCAGCGATGTGAATATCGATAAAATCGGCATCCCCCCTGACCAGGAAGTGCTTTTCCCCGAATTCTCCGAGGGAGATATGGAAGAGCTGAACAAATTGATAAACGACAACAAGATCCCCGAATGGGTGGCTGCCAATTCCAAAGCCACAACGGCTGAGGCGGACGCCTTTGCCCGCAGGATCAACAGCGAATACCACCTTGACACTACTCTGGTCAAGCGGCTCATCAGGAACGAGCAGAACCGCACGGTCATTGCCCCGGTCTACGACCTGGAATACGATGTGCAGCTCCAGGAAGCGGTTAAGATACTCAAGCAAGGCAACTTCAAAGCCCTGATGCAGACTGCCAAAACCCTCAAGGCCCTGCAGGACGAGGCGGAACGGGACGAGGAATCCGCCAAGGCCTCTTAA